TTCAGTAAGTTGCATGAGTGGGCCCTACGATCGCGTGGGCCTGCAGCAGAGGTGCCGGACGCATGGGACGGCACCGGACAACGCTTATACAACCGCGAACTCGAGGGGCGCACGTTGGCTTTCCAGATGCCGGACCGCGGCGGAGGCCCGACCGGGCCACGGATGAGAGTGGGCCGGCCGTCCCGGCGCGTACGGACGCTGCTGATGACGCTCGGCGTGCTGGCCGTGCTCGCCATGGCCTTTGTCATGTTCGCCGGGTTCTGGACCGACTGGCTCTGGTACCGCTCGGTGGCGTACTCGTCGGTGTTCACCACGACCCTCTGGACCAAGATCGGCCTGTTCGTGGTCTTCGGCCTGCTGATGGCCGCCTCCGTCGGGCTGAACATCTGGCTGGCGCACCGGCTGAGGCCGCCGCTGAGCGCGATGTCGCTCGAGCAGCAGAGCCTCGACCGGTACCGCATGGGCATCGCCCCGTACAAGAAGTGGGCGCTCCTGGGGATCACCGCGCTCGTCGGTCTGATCGCCGGAGCGTCCGCCTCCTCCCAGTGGCGCACCTGGCTGATGTGGGTCAACGGCGTGCCGTTCGGCCAGAAGGACCCCCAGTTCGGGATGGACGTGGCGTTCTACTCGTTCGACCTGCCCTGGTACCGGTTCCTGCTGGGCTTCGGCTTCGCCGCGGTGGTGCTCTCCCTGATCGCCGCGGTCCTCACCCACTACCTGTACGGCGGGCTGCGGGTCACCAGCCCCGGCGCGCGCGCCACCGCCGCGGCCACCGGCCATCTGTCGGTGCTGCTCGGGATCTTCGTCGCGCTCAAGGCCGTGGCGTACTGGCTGGACCGGTACGGCCTGGCCGTCAAGTCCAGTGACTTCAAGGCGGCGGGCAACTGGACGGGCCTGCGGTACGTCGACGCGAACGCCTATCTGCCGGCGAAGACGATCCTGTTCTGCATCGCGGTCATCTGCGCCCTGCTGTTCTTCGCGACGCTCTGGCGGCGCACCTGGCAGCTGCCGATGATCGGCTTCGGGCTGATGGTGCTCTCGGCCATCCTCATCGGCGGTCTGTACCCGGCCATCGTGCAGAAGTTCCAGGTCCAGCCGAACGAGCAGGCCAAGGAAGCCCCGTACATCAAGAAGAACATCGACGCCACGCGTGAGGCGTACGGCATCGACGCGGCGAAGGCCGAGAACTACGGGGGCAAGGGCGACCCGAAGCGGAAGGCCCAGCAGCGCGAGCAGGCCGCCACGGCGGCCAGCTACCGGCTCGTGGACTCGAACATCGTCTCGCCCGCCTTCCAGCAGCTCCAGCAGGAGCGGAAGTACTACCAGTTCCCCGCGACCCTCGACGTGGACCGGTACACCGGCCCCGACGGGAAGCCGCAGGACACGGTCATCGGTCTGCGCGAGCTGAACATCAAGGGCATCCCCAAGCGCAACTGGATCAACGACCACTTCACCTACACCCACGGCTTCGGCGCGATCGCGGCCAAGGGCACCAACACGATCACCGACGAGGACCAGGGCACGGTCGGTGCCCCGGACTTCATCGAGTCCGGCCTGCCCACCAAGGGCCAGCTCGGCACGTACGAGCAGCGGGTCTACTACGGCGAGAAGACCGAGCAGTACTCGATCGTCGGCGGGCCGCAGAAGGAGCTGGACTACGAGAAGAACGGCGAGGTGACCACCAGCTTCAAGGGCAAGAGCGGGGTCGACCTCTCCGGTGCCTTCAACCGGGCCGCGTACGCGGTGGCGTTCAGCGAGCCGCAGATCCTCTACTCCGGAGCGATCGGCGACGGTTCGCGCATCCTCTACAACCGCACGCCCAAGGAGCGCGTCGAGGCGGTGGCCCCCTGGCTCACCATCGACGGCGACGCCTACCCGGCGGTGGTCGACGGCCGCATCAAGTGGATCGTCGACGCCTACACCACGACGAACGGGTACCCCTACGCCTCGCGCACGACGCTCGGGGACACCACGGCCGACTCGCTGACCGACAGCCAGCGTGCCGTCGTGGCGCAGCAGAACCAGGTCAACTACATCCGCAACTCGGTGAAGGCCACGGTCGACGCCTACGACGGCACGGTGGACCTGTACCAGTGGGACACCAAGGACCCGGTCCTCAAGACCTGGATGAAGGCCTTCCCGGACACGGTCAAGCCCAAGGGCGAGATCGAGCCGGACCTGCTGGCCCACCTCCGGTACCCGCAGGACATGTTCAAGGTCCAGCGGGAGCTGCTCACCCGGTACCACGTGACGGACCCCGAGCAGTTCTACACCGGCAGTGACGCCTGGCAGGTGCCGAACGACCCGACGCAGAAGGACGGCAGCGCGGTCCCGCCGTACTACCTGAGCCTGAAGATGCCGGGCGAGCAGGAGCAGAAGTTCTCGCTGACGACGACGTTCACGCCCAGCGGGCGGCCCAACCTGGGCGCGTTCATGGCCGTCGACGCCGATGCGAACAGCAAGGACTACGGCTCGATCAGACTGCTGAGGGTGACCTCCACCGTGCAGGGGCCGTCCCAGGTGCAGAGCGAGCTCAACAGCGTGCCGGAGGTCGCGACGTTCGTCCGCGACCTGCGGGGCACCGATTCGGAGATCGACTACGGCAACCTGCTGACGGTTCCGCTGGACGGCGGGTTCCTGTACGTCGAGCCGGTGTACGCCCGAGGCGGCGCCGCCAACTACCCGCTGCTGAAGAAGGTGGCGGTGTCCTACGGCGGCAAGCCGGTCTTCAAGGACAGCCTCGACGAGGCGCTGAACGCGGTGTTCGGGGTCGACGGTGCCGAGCCGCCGCCCACGACGCAGCCTCCGGCGGAGCCGGGCGACACCACGCCCCAGCCGCCGGCGACGGGCAGCGCGGCGCTGAAGCAGGCCATCGCGGACGCCCAGAAGGCGTACGAGGCGGGCCAGGAGGCGCTCAAGAAGAACGACTGGACGGCGTACGGCAAGGCCCAGGCCGATCTGCAGGCGGCGCTGGACCGGGCGGCGGCGGCACAGTCGCAGGCGGCCCCCGGGGCACCGTCGCGTAAACCCGGAGGCTGACCGAACGGGTGGTTCACCGGACGGGCTCCACTCCGCACCGTGGTACGGTAGGTACACAACGACGCGGGGTGGAGCAGCTCGGTAGCTCGCTGGGCTCATAACCCAGAGGTCGCAGGTTCAAATCCTGTCCCCGCTACTGAGATCGAGGGCCCGGATCCATCAGGATCCGGGCCCTCGGCGTGTGCGGGGGAAATTGTTCCCGAAGTCTGTCCCGATTCGGGCGGGTTGAGTCCGGCGCTCTGGAGTGCTGCGTGTTTGACTTGTCTCTCTGTGGGCATGTCGACAAAACGCTGAAGTGACCTCACTGGCTGCGGTATACCAGGTGTACGCGGGTTGCAGGTGGTGCGACGATGGATTTCATGGGGGACGGGACAACTCTGTTGGAGATGGGGCGGTTTGCGCACGAGCACGCCGTCACCGCCGGAGCGGCGGTGGGTGTGGCCGATGCGACGGCCGTCGACGCCGTCGACGCCGTGGACCCGCTCGAGTCCCTGACGCCCGTGGAACCGCTGCCGGTCACCGACGCCGAGGCGGAGACCGAGGCCCGGCACCGTCGCGGCGCCGAGGCGGGCGACGTGGCGTCCATGAGCGTCCTGGGGGCGATGCTCCTGCGCCGGGGCGACCTTGACGGAGCGGAGCCGCATCTGCGCACGGCCACCGCGGAGGGGGACCGCGCCGCCGCGAACAATCTGGGTGTGCTGCTGCACCAGCGCGGCTACGCCGACGAGGCGGCCGGCTGGTGGCGGATCGCCGCGGTCGCCGGTTCCGCGGCGGCGGCGCACGCGCTCGGCCGGCACTTCCGGGAGCGGGGCGACGAGCCGGCCGCCGAGTACTGGCTGCGCCAGTCCGCCGAGCAGGGGCACGCCCTCGGCGCCTACGCCCTGGCCGATCTGCTCGAGCACCGCAGCGAGCCGGGTGCCGAGCGCTGGCTGCGCGCGGCCGCCGAGCAGGGCCACCGCGAGGCCGCGTACCGGCTGGCACGTGCGCTCGAGCGGCGATCGCCGGGCGGTGGCGCTCCGGCGGCCCGCCGCCCCGTCGCGGCCGCCGGCGGCAAGGGGCCCCGCAGGCCCGGTGACACCGGCGCGGCCGTGGCCGGTACGACCGGCGGCGCGGCCGAGCCGAAGTGGCGGCTGCGGCGGGCTCCGCGGAGGCGCTGGTCTGGCTGGGCATGCGCGTCATTGTTCCACCGGGGCGCTCCACGTCCTCAGCGGGTCGGGGCGGTGCTCGTACCATCGCCGGTCGGCCTCCAACTGCGCGGCGAGCGAGATCAGCAGCTCCTCCGTGCCCTCCGGGCCGAGCAGCTGCGCCCCGACGGGAAGACCGTCGGAGGTGAAGCCCGCGGGGACGTTGACGCCCGGCCAGCCGAGCACGTTCCAGGGCCAGGGGCCCGCGAGCTGCCCGTCCAGACCTTCCAGGACATCAAGAGCACGCAGGAGACCCTGGACAACTTCAAGGTCATCCCCCGCAGTGCCGCCGAGCCTTCCGGCCCGGCCGTGTCCGTGGTGGCCGACGGCCCCACCGCGGGCGCGGTGTCCGGGGCGTCCGAGCGCCAGGACGAGGCGGAGCAGTGGTACCGGCAGGCGGCCGCCCGCGGGCACCGCAGGGCCGCGCTGCACCTCGGCGGCATCCTGGAGCGCCGGGGCGAGCTGAAGGAGGCTGCGCGCTGGTACCTCACCTCCGCCAGGGACGGCGAGGCGCGGGCCGCCTGCGCCCTGGGGTTCCTGCTGAAGGACGCCGGCGACGAGGAGGGCGCAGCCGTGTGGTGGCTGCGGGCCGCCCAGGACGGCGATGGCAACGCTGCCAACGCGCTGGGCGCGCTGCACGCCGCCCGCGGTGAGCACCAGTCCGCCGAGCGCTGGTACCGCGCCGCCCTGGACGCGGGCGATGTGAACGGGGCGTACAACCTCGGTCTGCTGTGCGCGGCCCAGGGCCGTACCGGGCAGGCCGAGCAGTGGTACCGCCGTGCCGCGTACACCGGGCACCGCGAGGCCGCCAACGCGCTCGCCGTGCTGCTGCTGCAGGCCGGGGACCCGGCCGGTGCCGAGCCCTGGTTCTCCAAGGCCGCCGAGGCGGGCAGCGTGGACGCCGCGTTCAACCTCGGCATCCTCTACGCGGGGCGGGACGAGGACCGTGCGGCGCTGCGCTGGTACGCCCGGGCGGCGGCCGCCGGGCACACGGAGGCCGCCCTGCAGGTCGGGATGGCCGCTCTGCGCGACGGGGACGAGCATGCGGCGGAGCGGCATCTGCGCTGCGCCGCCGGCAGCGGAAGCGCCGAGGCGGCGTTCCGGCTCGCGACGCTGCTGGACGCGCGCCAGCCGCCGCCCGGCGCGCCCGCGCTGGGTGAGCCGATGGGCGAGAAGACCGAGTGCGAGGAGTGGTACGAGCGGGCCGCCGTGCAGGGGCACCGCCGGGCGCAGGTGCGTATCGGCATGCTCGCCGCGGCCCGTGGCGACGTCTCCGAGGCCGCCCGCTGGTACCGGGAGGCGGCGGAGGCGGGCAGCCGCAACGGCGCGTTCAACCTGGGTCTGCTGCTGGCCCGTGAGGGCAACGAGCGCGAGGCCGCACTCTGGTGGGCCCGTGCGGCCCGCGCGGGCCACGGGCGCGCGGCGCTCCGGCTCGCCCTGCTGGCCGCGCGCCGCGGGGAGCTGGCGGAGGGCCAGCGCTGGTGCGCCCGCGCGGTGGAGCTGGGGCCCGCCGAGGTCGCGGATCGGGCGGCCGCGCTCCGTGAGGCGCTGCACCAGGAGCTCACGGCCTGAGGCAGGCGTCACACGGCTCAGCGGCCCGAACGGCTGATCGGATACGGATTTGCTCTGGTCCGCGGGGTGTCGTACTGTTGAGCACGCCGACGCGGGGTGGAGCAGCTCGGTAGCTCGCTGGGCTCATAACCCAGAGGTCGCAGGTTCAAATCCTGTCCCCGCTACTGAAGACCGAAGGCCCGGATCCACTGGATCCGGGCCTTCGGCGCGTTGCCGGCCGAAGTGGGCCGGAGTGGGCGGTGGGCTGGAGTGGGCCGAATCCGGGTCGGGCCGACCGGCGGCCCGACCCCGGCGAGCGGATCCCGGGGGGCGGCCTTCGCGGTGAGGTCCCGGGGCGAGCGGATCCCGGTCGGGCGTGGCGCGTGGCGCTCCTCGCCGGCCGCGGGCGGCGCAGTGGGCCGGCGGGTGCGCCGGCGGGTGCGCCGGCGGCCGGGCGGAGAGCCGCCGAGGGAGGGCCGGCCGGACGAGTGCCGTCGGTGGAACGGGTACGGGGACGGAACGGGAACCGGACGGGTACGGAACGAGGACGGGAACGGGCGGGCCGTGGCGGCCCGCCCGTGAAGCGGTCGCGGGGTCCCGCCCCGCGCGGTGCTAGGCGCTCGCGCAGCTCGGGCAGAGGCCCCGGTAGGTGACCTCGACGTCCGAGATCGTGAAGCCGAAGCGCTCCGAGTCGGGCAGGTCCGTCAGTGGATTGCCGTCGGGGTGGACGTCCCGGATCGCGCCGCAGCGCGCGCAGACCAGGTGCTGGTGCGGGCGGTGGGCGTTCGGGTCGTACCGCTTGGCGCGGTGGTCCGTCGCCACTTCCAGGATCTCGCCCAGTGAGACCAGCTCACCCAGGGTGTTGTAGACCGTGGCCCGGGAGATCTCCGGCAGCCGCTCGACCGCGCGGGCGTGCACCTCGTCGGCGGTCAGGTGGACGTGCTCACCGTCGAGGACCTCGGCCACGACGCGCCGCTGCGCGGTCATGCGCCAGCCGCGTCCGCGCAGGCGTTCCAACAGGTCGCTCATGCGTATCAGCCTAACAGTCGGGGGAGCGGGTCCCGAACGGATGTGAGTTTGGATGGGCATTTGACTTAGATAATGTCCATTGTAGGATCGTGAACATCATTAGCCAAGGGACAGGACTGGCAGGCGATGACGCAGTTTTCGCAGGAGGCGCACATGTCGCAGGGACCGCTCACCACCGAAGCCGGTGCGCCGGTCGCGGACAACCAGAACAGCGAGACCGCGGGTGCCGGCGGACCCGTCCTGGTCCAGGACCAGCTGCTGCTCGAGAAGCTCGCGCACTTCAACCGTGAGCGCATTCCGGAGCGGGTGGTGCACGCCCGCGGCGCCGGCGCCTACGGCACGTTCACGGTGACTGCGGACGTCACCCGCTACACCCGGGCGAACTTCCTCTCCGAGGTCGGCAAGCGGACCGAGACGTTCCTGCGCTTCTCCACCGTGGCGGGCAGCCTCGGCGCGGCGGACGCGGTGCGCGACCCCCGGGGTTTCGCGCTGAAGTTCTACACCGAGGAGGGCAACTACGACCTCGTCGGCAACAACACCCCGGTGTTCTTCATCAGGGACGCCATCAAGTTCCCCGACTTCATCCACACGCAGAAGCGCGACCCGTACACGGGCAGCCAGGAGGCGGACAACGTCTGGGACTTCTGGGGCCTGTCGCCCGAGTCGACCCACCAGGTGACCTGGCTGTTCGGTGACCGGGGGATCCCGGCCTCGTACCGCCACATGAACGGCTACGGCTCGCACACCTACCAGTGGAACAACGAGGCGGGCGAGGTCTTCTGGGTCAAGTACCACTTCAAGACCGACCAGGGCATCAGGAACCTCGTCCAGGCCGAGGCCGACCGGCTCGCCGGTGCGGACCCGGACAGCCACCAGCGCGACCTGCGCGAGGCCATCGAGCGCGGTGACTTCCCGTCGTGGACGGTGCAGGTCCAGATCATGCCCGCGGCGGACGCGGCGACCTACCGGTTCAACCCGTTCGACCTCACCAAGGTGTGGCCGCACGAGGACTACCCGCCGATCGAGATCGGCAGGCTGGAGCTGAACCGCAACCCGGAGAACATCTTCGCGGAGGTCGAGCAGTCCGTCTTCAGCCCCGCGCACTTCGTGCCGGGCATCGGCCCCTCCCCGGACAAGATGCTCCAGGGCCGTCTCTTCGCGTACGGCGACGCCCACCGCTACCGCGTCGGAATCAACGCCGACCACCTGCCGGTGAACCGTCCGCGCGCCACCGAGGCGCGCAGCCACTCCCGTGACGGCCTGCTCTACGACGGCCGCCACAAGGGCGCCAAGAACTACGAGCCGAACAGCTTCGGCGGTCCCTTCCAGACGGACCGGCCGCTGTGGCAGCCCGTCCCGGTCTCGGGGGCCACCGGCGGCCACGAGGCCCCGTCGCACTCCGAGGACGACGACTTCGTCCAGGCCGGCAACCTCTACCGGCTGATGTCCGAGGAGGAGAGGGGCCGGCTGGTCGGGAACCTGGCCGGCTTCATCGCCAAGGTCTCGCGGGACGACATCGCCGAGCGGGCGATCGGCAACTTCCGTCGGGCCGACGGAGACTTCGGCAAGCGGCTGGAGGCCGCGGTCCAGGCCCTGCGCGGCTGACGAAAACCAGCACTGGACCGCTTGCCGTGGCAGAGCGGGCCGGACCTCCCGGAAGGAGGTCCGGCCCGCTCGTGTGTCCGCGGTCAGCCCGCGAGGGTCGCCTCGGTCCGGTCGGTCCGGTCGGTCCGGTGCCGGGCGGGTGCCCAGCAGCGGATGATGTCGCGTACCGAGACGACGCCCACGGGTCCCTGGGCGTCGAGCACGATGAGATGGCGGAAATCGCCGTGGGCCATGGCGCCCGCGGCCTCCTCCAGGGTCCAGGTGGGGGCGGCGAAGACGACGTCGGTGGTGGTGTGGGCGGCGGCGGATTCGAGGTCGGGGTCCTGGCCGGCGCCGAGCGAGACGAGGACGTCCCGCTCGGTGAGTATGCCGAGGCCGCTGGTGTCGGGGTCGAGGACGACGGCCGCCCCGACACGCCGTGCGGCCATCAGCCGTGCGGCCTGCCTCAGGGTGTGTGCGGGGCCGATGGTGAGGACCACCGTGCTCATGGCGTCACGGACGAGCATGGATGGAGCCACCTCCTTGATGAACCCTTCAACGAGAAGGGATTCACAAGTTCACAAATGGGGAGACTCTCAGACTCGCAGCGATCGTGCGGGGCAACAAGAGGGGACGCGGCGCCCAAGGGGGAGCACGGGAGGCGAACTGGCCGGTAACCGCCGTGGGCGGCCCGCGCTCAGTCCCGGTTGAGGTACTCCAGCAGCTCCCCGTGCAGCAGCCCGTTGGAGGCCGCCGCGTTTCCGCTGTGCGGGCCGTGGACCCCGTCGAGGCCGGTGAACGTGCCGCCCGCCTCCTGCACGACGATCGCGTTGGCCGCCATGTCCCAGAGGGAGAGCTCCGGCTCCGCGCAGATGTCCACCGAGCCCTCGGCCACCATCATGTACGGCCAGAAATCGCCGTACCCGCGAGTCCGCCAGACGGCCCGGGTCAGGTCCAGGAAGCCGCCGAGCCGGCCCCGCTCCTCCCAGCCGCCGAGCGAGGAGTACGCGAACGAGGCGTCGGACAGCCTCGCAACCTTGGAGACATGCAGCCGGGTCGCGGCGGACAGGCTGCGCCCGGTGTACGCGCCCGCGCCCTTCGCCGCCCACCAGCGGCGGCCCAGCGCGGGCGCCGAGACCACACCCACCACCGGCTGGTACCCGCCCTCGCCGGCCTCCATCAGGGAGATCAGCGTCGCCCACACGGGAACCCCGCGGACGTAGTTCTTCGTGCCGTCGATCGGGTCGACGACCCAGCGCCTGGGGCCGGTGCCCTCGATGCCGTACTCCTCGCCGAGGACCGCGTCACGCGGCCTGGCGCGCTGGAGCTGGTGGCGGATCAGCTCCTCCGCCGCCTTGTCGGCCTCGCTCACCGGGGTCATGTCCGGCTTGGTCTCGACCTTGAGGTCGAGCGCCCTGAACCGGTCCATGGTCGCCGCGTCGGCGGCGTCCGCCAGGACATGGGCGAGGCGCAGATCATCGTGGTAGTCGGCCATGTCCGCACTCTATCCCCGGGGTGCGGCCCGGCCGTTCCGCCCGGTCGCCTCCGCGGCCGGAGGGCGTCCGCGGCCCGCCGACGCCCTTGACAGTGGGTGTTCGTGCGTCAACTCTGAGCGAAGAGCCGCGGGGTCGTGGAGGGCCCCGCCCGGGAGGCCCACGATGCCCACAGCGCGCGAAGCCCTGCTGAACGCCGCTCACGCCGCACTCGCCGGCCGGCCCTGGTCCGCCGTCCGCATGGTCGACGTCGCCTCGGCGGCGAGTGTCTCGCGCCAGACGTTGTACAACGAGTTCGGCGGCAAGGACGGCCTCGCCCGGGCACTGGTGCGGCGCGAGGCCGACGCCTACCTCTCCGGCGTGGACCGGGTGCTCGCGGAGCCGGCCGCGGCCGGCGAGCAGCTGGTCCGGCTGGCCGAGTGGACCGTGGCGGAGGCGTGCTCCCGGCCGCTGCTGCGCGCCCTGCTCACGGGCTGGTGGAGCGACCGGCTCCCCGCGCCGAGGCCCGCCGTCCGGTCCGCCGCCGGTCCGGCCGTCCCGGCCCAGCGGCGCGCGGACGCCGGCCACCCCGCCCCTTGTGAGCTGGTGGCGGCGGTACGAGACCGGTCGCTTGCCGCGCTGGAGCAGGGCGCCGGGCGCCGTACGGAGGAGGAGGCGGCGGAGGCCGGCCGGCGCTGCGAGCTGGCCGTGCGGCTGGCGCTGTCCTGTGTGGTCGCGGGTCCGTCCGAGGGGGTCGGCCGGCTGGTCCGTACCGCCGTCAGTGGGCCGGGCTGGAGAGCTGCAGGCCGATGACCCCGGCCACCACCAGCGTGATCGAGACGATCTTCAGGGTCGAGGCGATCTCCCCGAGGAAGACCATTCCGTAGATGGCCGTGCCCGCCGCCCCGATGCCCGTCCACACCGCGTAGGCGGGTCCGACGTCGAGCTTGCGCAGGGCGAGCGTCAGCAGCCCGAAGCTGCTCACCGCGAAGACCGCGAACGCGATGGTCGGCCAGAGCCGGGTGAAGCCGTGGGACAGCTTCAGGCAGATGGCGAACCCCGTCTCGAGGAATCCGGCGACGACCACGAGCAGCCACGCCATGTCAGTGCCTCCCGCGTCCCCGATCCCGCGTACCGCGTCCCGCGACCGCTTCGTCTCACTTGGTGCGATTATGCACTTACCGCGGTCGCCCGCGCAGGCAGGCGGGTCAGTCGCCCTCGCGTCGCTCCCGCGTGGCCAGCAGCCGCCTCAGGGAGTAGAGGCGCGCCGGATCGGCGTGCCCCTGGGCCACCCACTCGTCCAGGGCGCAGTCCGGCTCGTCGTGCGAACACGCGCGCGGGCAGTGCTCCGTGCCGGGCTCGAGGTCGGGGAAGGCGTGGATCACCCGGGACGGGTCGACGTGGTGGAGCCCGAAGGACCGCACTCCCGGAGTGTCGATCACCCAGCCTCCCGCGCCCGCCAGCGGCAGGGCCAGCGCGGAGGTGGTGGTGTGCCGGCCGCGGCCCGTGACGGCGTTGACCCGCCCGGTCGTGCGCCGCCTCTCCTCCGGCACCAGCGCGTTGACCAGCGTGGTCTTCCCGACGCCGGAATGGCCGACGAACGCGGTGATCCGGCCGTCGAGGTACTCGCGCACCACGGTCGCCGCCTCGCCCGCGTAGAGCTCGTCGCGTGAGGTCACGACGTACGGGATGTCGAGCGCGCCGTACAGGTCCAGCAGTGTCGACGCCGGGGCCAGGTCCGACTTGGTCAGCACCAGCAGCGGCTCCAGGCCGCCGTCGTAGGCCGCGACCAGGCAGCGGTCGATCAGCCGCGGGCGGGGCTCGGGATCGGCGAGTGCCGTCACGATCGCCAGCTGGTCGGCGTTGGCGACGACGACCCGCTCGTACGGATCGTCGTCGTCGGCGGTGCGCCGCAGCACGGAGGCGCGCTCCTCGATGCGGACGATGCGGGCGAGCGTGTCCTTGGCGCCGGACAGGTCGCCGACCAGGCCCACCCGGTCGCCGACGACGGCCGCCTTGCGGCCCAGCTCCCGGGCCTTCATCGCCACGACGGTGCGGTCTCCCACGAGGCAGGTGAGGCGGCCCCGGTCGACGGTCAGGACCATGCCCTCCGCGGCGTCCTCGTGCTTCGGGCGGATGCTCGTACGGGGCCGGTTGCCCTTGCGGTTCGGGCGGACCCGGACGTCGTCCTCGTCGGTGTGCTTGCCGTAGCGGCGCATCTCGTGCCGCCCCGCTCAGTTCCCGGCGAGCATGTCGGTCCACATCCTCGGGAAGTCGGGCAGGGTCTTGGCGGTCGTCGCGACGTTCTCGACCTCCACGCCCTCGACGGCCAGGCCGATCAGCGCTCCGGCCGTGGCCATCCGGTGGTCGTCGTATGTGTGGAACACCCCGCCGTGCAGCGGGCGCGGCCGGATGTGCAGACCGTCCTCCGTCTCGGTGACGTCCCCGCCGAGCTCGTTGATCTCCTTGGTCAGGGCCGCGAGGCGGTCCGTCTCGTGGAGCCGCAGATGCGCGACGCCGCGCAGCGTGGAGGGGGAGTCGGCCAGAGCGGCCACGGCGGCGATGCCCGGGGTCAGCTCGCCGACCTCGCCCAGGTCCACGTCGATGCCGTGGATCCGGCCGGAGCCGGTGAAGGTCAGCCCGGCCTCGGTCAGCTCGCACGAACCGCCCATTTCGGTGAAGATCTGCCGCAGCGCGTCACCGGGCTGGGTGGTGCGCTCCGGCCAGTCCGGGACGGTCACCCGGCCGCCGGTGACCAGCGCCGCCGCCAGGAAGGGCTGGGCGTTGGACAGATCCGGCTCCACGGTGAGGTCCCGGCCCAGCAGTGCGCCGCTGCGGACCCGCCAGACGTCCGGCTCACCGCCGGTCTCCGGCTCGTCGACCTGTGCGCCGACCGCGCGGAGCATGTCGACGGTCATCCGGATGTGCGGCATGGACGGCAGCCGTGAGCCACGGTGCCGGAGCTCCACCCCCTGGTTGAACCGGGGGGCGGAGAGGAGCAGCGCGGAGACGAACTGGGAGGACGAGGAGGCGTCGATCTCCACCGTGCCGCCGTCCAGCGCCCCGGAGCCGTGCACGGTCATCGGCAGCGCCCCGCGCCCGTCGTCGTCGATCCGGGCGCCCAGGGCCCGCAGGGCGCGGATCACCTCGCCGAGCGGCCGCTCGTAGGACCGGGGGTCGCCGTCGAAGCGGACGGGGCCGTCGGCGAGCGCGGCGACCGGCGGCAGGAACCGCATCACCGTGCCCGCGTTGCCGACGTCGACCGTCGCGGGTCCGTGCAGCCCGGCCGGAATGATCCGCCAGGCCTCGCCGCTGTCGGGGCCGCCGGTCGCGGTGGAACTGGAGGAGACCTGCTCCTCGATGCCGACGCCCATGGCGCGCAGCGCGTCCGCCATCAGCAGGGTGTCCCGCGACCTCAGGGGGCGGCGCAGCCAGCCCGGCTCCGCGGCGAGCGCGGCGAGTACCAGCGCGCGGTTGGTGACCGACTTCGATCCGGGAACGGTGACCGTCGCATCGACGGGCCCACTCGCGTGGGGGGCGGGCCAAAGGGCGGTGTGCACGGGGCTCTCGGTCATGGCCCACACTTTAGTGGCCCCGCGGAGGCCCGGTCGTTCGCCGACCGGTCACACGGCAAACCGACCGGTCAAAGAC
The Streptomyces tirandamycinicus DNA segment above includes these coding regions:
- a CDS encoding DMT family transporter, with product MAWLLVVVAGFLETGFAICLKLSHGFTRLWPTIAFAVFAVSSFGLLTLALRKLDVGPAYAVWTGIGAAGTAIYGMVFLGEIASTLKIVSITLVVAGVIGLQLSSPAH
- a CDS encoding TetR/AcrR family transcriptional regulator encodes the protein MPTAREALLNAAHAALAGRPWSAVRMVDVASAASVSRQTLYNEFGGKDGLARALVRREADAYLSGVDRVLAEPAAAGEQLVRLAEWTVAEACSRPLLRALLTGWWSDRLPAPRPAVRSAAGPAVPAQRRADAGHPAPCELVAAVRDRSLAALEQGAGRRTEEEAAEAGRRCELAVRLALSCVVAGPSEGVGRLVRTAVSGPGWRAAGR
- the rsgA gene encoding ribosome small subunit-dependent GTPase A, translated to MRRYGKHTDEDDVRVRPNRKGNRPRTSIRPKHEDAAEGMVLTVDRGRLTCLVGDRTVVAMKARELGRKAAVVGDRVGLVGDLSGAKDTLARIVRIEERASVLRRTADDDDPYERVVVANADQLAIVTALADPEPRPRLIDRCLVAAYDGGLEPLLVLTKSDLAPASTLLDLYGALDIPYVVTSRDELYAGEAATVVREYLDGRITAFVGHSGVGKTTLVNALVPEERRRTTGRVNAVTGRGRHTTTSALALPLAGAGGWVIDTPGVRSFGLHHVDPSRVIHAFPDLEPGTEHCPRACSHDEPDCALDEWVAQGHADPARLYSLRRLLATRERREGD
- the aroA gene encoding 3-phosphoshikimate 1-carboxyvinyltransferase translates to MTESPVHTALWPAPHASGPVDATVTVPGSKSVTNRALVLAALAAEPGWLRRPLRSRDTLLMADALRAMGVGIEEQVSSSSTATGGPDSGEAWRIIPAGLHGPATVDVGNAGTVMRFLPPVAALADGPVRFDGDPRSYERPLGEVIRALRALGARIDDDGRGALPMTVHGSGALDGGTVEIDASSSSQFVSALLLSAPRFNQGVELRHRGSRLPSMPHIRMTVDMLRAVGAQVDEPETGGEPDVWRVRSGALLGRDLTVEPDLSNAQPFLAAALVTGGRVTVPDWPERTTQPGDALRQIFTEMGGSCELTEAGLTFTGSGRIHGIDVDLGEVGELTPGIAAVAALADSPSTLRGVAHLRLHETDRLAALTKEINELGGDVTETEDGLHIRPRPLHGGVFHTYDDHRMATAGALIGLAVEGVEVENVATTAKTLPDFPRMWTDMLAGN